TGAATCTCTCGAAAGTATTCTAATGATAGTACAAAGTTTACAAGTGAAGGCAAAATATTAACGACAAAACACAAAATGTAATTTATAATcagtaaaatttcaaaatcaaggCAGTGAGCTAAAAGAATCCTATATTTGTACACCTTTGAACACCATttaagctttatatatatatatatatatatatatatatatatataataatcatgaTTTGTAGCCTGCATTATACGTCTTTAAAAATTCTTTCTGATGAAGAATAACTTTTTTATGTTGGATGGTGTCGAACTAtacagagagaagaaaattattGTTCAATGAAAGTTATGACTTGTGAGGGCACTACATTCTTTCTGACATTGAAGCATGCAATTTTACTAATGAATGTATCAGCTCAACATAACTTGAAGTGGGATGCTCGAAAGCCAAAAATctacttttaaaattcaacctttaattttcaaaataacccTCTATTGGACAAGAAAATCATTGAAGCCACAAGTAGCCTAATTTTGAAATAGCCATTTTCTCtcacaatctttttttattattattattaacgtggatGTCTGGTCAGTTTGTgtgcatctcgactaatcttacagattttaaaattaacgattatataaatctccagtaattattatattaacaattatagaactcaaatttgaaaatcacatgaaaaataaattccttttcCTCAAAATCTCAATCAACATGTACCTCTTTATTTGTCAATAGAATGCCTGCAATATTGCATCTTAGAGCTAAATGACAGGTTTTggggttttaacaaaaaaaaaaaaaaaaagttttcacaAAAATGCTTTTGGATTTACATCTGTCTAAACAATTAGACATGAATGGATGTAATCcttcaaattcaacaatttaaTCCAAAGGCAAGATAGAAAGATTTTAGACAGCAAAAGgtcattaattaaattcataaagTTCTTAATAAGATTGTTGTCAAGGCTTATGCGCTGGGTAAATCAACACAACTAAATAAGCTAATAACActttagtttgaaaaataaaataatgataaaactCGTGAATCTCTTGGAAGATAATGATTATATTAGTTAAagcaattcttattttttattaatacggatatttaagttaatttatatttaacataattaatttcatgagttttaaagttattaattatataagtttcaGCTAAAACAGTCTTTGATAAGTGACAATGTGTGTTTGGTTAGACCAGCTAGGGGCATTTCAGTTAGAAGAACTCTTTTGCAATGAAGATAGCATAAAGAAGTGGTAGAAGAAATATCTGATAATGATGACGATACTTGCAAGCTTTCTCATGGCCATcagaaaaatgaaaacatatCGATAATCAACAAGGGTAATTCAGTATAGAGAAATCCATtgcaataatatataataatctaaTGATTATCACAAGTTGAATGATAGAAGAAATACTCCATAGTGGTGTTAATGCATGTGTGCTTTTTTAATGATGGTTTGGAGATATGTATATTTAAAATgtgattgtaattatttttcaaattatttttttactttgaaatacattaaaataatttttttatttttttaagattaattttaatatcagcgcatcaaaatgatttaaaaatatcaaaagatattaatcatatatgaaaaagtgaatttgataaaatcttatttatacatggattaaattaaaacgGCATGAACTTTAatgttaaaactttattttcttgttgatatattttagatttaggCTTTCTAAATTTGTATTAAAAGCAAATCTGAAgtgtaaataattaatatgatataaaacTTATCCTGGATTAATTGTGTGAtgtagatttaatttttaatcatattttaccACTTGATGagaatatcatttattttttaatcttttttcctgtttttaggATGAGTGAGCTTCCTAAAGACGTCGTCATGCCATAGCTTTTCCTACTTTCAGGAgcattttgatcattttcttcGTTATCGGCGGCTTCCACAAGCCTAAACATCCCTACTTCTTGTCTCTTTGTGGATCCTTTTTCACAGCACAAATTCAATTCACTCTTTACTTTGTTCATATTTTCAACAACCCTTTTGTATGTCTCCATCTCTTTTGAATCGGCGATTAGGGTAAAAAAGACGTCGGCAGTTGAATTGCCGACATAATTTCTGATGTGGAGCCACAACTTGCTTGTCGGGGATTGTCCTTGCATTAGTATTTCTTTTAGCCATTCAAATATTGATGGATTATTGTTGTAAcgttataaattttatagttattaaaggtttatatatttattaattttaaattttataaaattagttaaagtatatataaactgattgaatattcatgttaattaaaaaaatatattctattgATTATTTGgccaaaaatcatattttttcgTCAGAGATTAATCCCGGTGGAATTTTCAGTCCTTGATTTCATTGAATATGTCAGAATCTTTTgcaatttttcaacaaaataaatgagaaattttCTATGAAAATGCCAATAGAATGGATTTGTGCACAGGTGATTTCGTCGGCATTTTCACTATTATTTTTGGTTCAATTGATTCTTATATACCAAATAATTTACTTTACTGCATATCTTAACCTAAATCAACAagtgatatatatattgatgtaaaacataaataatgtaactatcaattttaaattcaactttttattagaaataaacaTACAAtgcaataattaattatcaattatgagctaaataataagattaacaagaaataattgttatttattatttattcaatccaaacttattcaatctaatttaatatattttaattattattaattctataaaattaatttttcttaaattttcaactttataataaaatataattaatatccaTTAAATTACCTATTATTTCTTCAAtcctaatatataaataatgtattaatacaacaaaattatcaacaaaaaagaagaagtaaaacACTTAAATGTACAAGCCAATTAACAACATTTTAACACTCCATCTAGAAGATAATACATGTTCTTAATCGGTAGAAAGAACTAAACTTATCCAAAAGTGACAATCAAGCAACTGGGAAAAAAGAACCAGCAAGAgctaaaaacaagaaagcaacaGGAAAATGAAGGCCAAACCTGTATCACAAAAGTGTTTATAACTgtagttgtaattattttttaaaatattttttatttaataatatattaaaataattatttttaaaaagtaattttgatatcagcgcatcaaaataattaaaaaacatatattaatttaaagtaaagaaaaaaaataaaaaaatttaatttttttcaaaaatacttttaaaatacaaaaataaccaGTGTTGAAAGCTTTAAGATAAGTGTTAGATAAACAAGAAtccattaattattaaaaattattaaaataatatatttttttatttttaaaaaatatttttaatatcaatatattaaaatgatttgaaaatactttaaaaaaaatattaattttaaattaaaaattaaaaaactaattttttaaaaataaaaaataacaatagtaaAAGGCGTGACAACCCAAATAAAGAGACCAAGCAGAGGGAAAAGAGGAATGATAAAAGGAGCTTTAAGATGAACAATATGTCAGAGAAACAAGAATTCAAAGAgacagaataataataataataataataataattaaactcgCGCATCTTCATAATCTTATGAACTTGGACATGATTTTTAGGTTTAGTTTTCACATATCATAATtagatttagaattataatagtagttatattttaaagtgatttttagtAGCTATagtaaaatttcttttatttttgtcaagctaaacaataaaattaacaagaaataatAGATATTAAACTAATCATTTATTCTTTATTGGATTCAAACTTATTCAACCTGTTCtaatacattttaattaatattaattctataaaaattaattttttttaaaatttttaattttataataaaattgataaaatataattgataccCACTAAATTACctattatttcttcaattataaCAGACTTaatttacaaaatcaaacttaatttaattaaataacaaataaaattaatttttctcaaatcctaaaaaaactctaataaccaaatcatatattaatacaataaaattattaagaaaaaaaaaagtggaacacttaaatatataaattaactaataacattttaccatttatatgtgtttttatattttaaaagtgttttttttaaaaaatattattttaatatatttttaaataaaaaatattttaaaaaacaattatattagaTACACTTGTAAGTTATAAGATAACAGGTGTTCTTAATAGACAGAAAGAACAAAACTCATCCACATGGTACCGGGAAAAAAAGgagctaaaaacaaaataggCACAGGAAAAttaatgcttttgttttttttgaataaaataatttgaaaatattaaaaaaatattaatttaaaataaaaacaataacttttttaaaaaaacgtttttaaaatgtaaaacatcCAGCGTTCAATAATAAAAGGCGCGACAACCGAAAAAAGAGCACCAGGGAAAAGAGGAATAATAAAAGGAGCTTTGAGATGAGCACCATGTCAGAGAAACAAGAATCAAAGAgacaaaataatgataattaaactCACGCCTCTTCACCAACTTTATGAACTTAGACTTGATTTTTAGGTTTAGTTTTCAAGAATCATAATTGGTTTTCATCCGAGATAAAGATGGGAGTGTTTCTCATcgtattttgaaagtttttttttttaaaatattattttttatttactttaaataatatattaatattaaaaataattttttaaaaataaaaaatattattttaatatattttaaaataaaaaatatttttaaaaaataatcattatcacaCTTTAAGCACATTATCACACTTTAAGCACATTTAAAGAGAACCATTCGTTTAGTATTATAGTAATAGatgtttttaaagtgatttttttaaaaatatatatattaaaataatattttttttatttttaaaattttacttttaatatcaacctaacaaaatattttaaatattaattttttaaaaaaattcaaatagttGTAGACTCACTTTTAAAACGTTGAAAGAATCCGAATCCGGATCTTAGTCATAGGGGAGATGGATGAAGAAAATGCTTGCCACCCATCAAATCTAGAGGGGTATTTTAGTAAAAGCAGCATAAATATCAAAGTAGAATCAACGAAAGAGTTAAGAAAAGGGTACAGTTTCTAACCACTTTGTTTGTTTGCTTGTAAGTGTTAAAGTCAACAATTCATTTTGACCACACAACCTCGTTCGATTCCGTTATCCATCCATCGTAGCGAAACATCACTATAGTGAGAGTTCTCGGGGATTTGTTCTTGTAGAGAATCCACGGTGacgcatttttttttattgaaaattcataaacattaaacattttttttttattaaaaatagataaacatttaatatacaaatTATGTATtaatacgaaaaaaaaaaaacttgcctACTTGGTGCATCGAAGGTTCATACAAAAATAGAATCAAAAGAGGAAAGTTGACACTACTAATAAATACAGATGGATACCAATATCTTTGATGGGTAGACTTTTAAAGAGTGTGGCCGAatttactagaaaaaataaatctaggggttgttgtttttttgacaAAAGGTTGAAAAAGAAAGTGGGGGAGAAACTTTGatgttttaattcatttaattttgtcGCATGGCTGACGAGTtatatttgcaaaaaaaaaaaaaattattgattttttttgttttttctattccattataatttttattggaaattattgatgaaaaaaaatatatcactatttttattagaaattactaatataatatttttcatcagtattatcattgttatttgtcaattttctattagttacaaaaataatgaatttttatctaacctaatttttattttaatttgacatAAAGTGACTAAAagttttaaatagattttttaagggAACTTGAAGAATGAAATATGTGTCCCAacccaaaaaaatttagaaaaaaacttaattatcaatACACAGGTTTTTGTctcatatctttttttcttttaaaaaatcaattaattgtaaTAATCAGTTTGTTAGTATTCTACAAATAACTCCTTTGTCAATTGCTTTTCATTTGAATCAATGTTTACACATCCAACACACAAAAGTCATAATAAAACATACCTCCTTTGTCAATTGCTTTTCAGTTCATAATATGAATGAATGAAAATGCCTCCTCCTCACCTGCTATGCACGTAACCATTCATTTAATGTTTAACACTCTCACTTCTTTTTCTACCATGACCACCTTACACtcacataacaaataaaaaaactaatttttaaaaatataattcaactaATCAGACTTATTATAAATCTTACAATCACTTAAGATTTATAtagtctttaattttaaaatcttaaaaaattaataattcttttcttCTCCAATGCATTGGTAGCattatattactattattattgtcataGTGCGcgtgtgtatttgttttttgggAGGGAGGGGGCGGCGGGGCATAGGGTTGTTAATTTCACGTTTAAGACATGGTCTAGCTAGGGTAAGGACGCTAGGGTACCCCTTGTCGAAAGGTAGGCTTCGAAGGTTCTGTCTTTGAAAATTCGAACCTGGCTTTCCGCGTTCTTTATTCGGGAAGAAGCAATCCAAGCTACTCCTTCTGGAAAGTCAATTCATGGGTTCCAACATATAATCATATTATAAgcgaaaacaaagaaaataacagcAAAAACAAGGAACATAGCGCCTACAGTTACCTTTACAACGTGGAAATGCACCTACCCTCTTAGCTGTGTTCAATTTCCCAGGGTGGTGTTCTTGCGTGTTTTGAAAAATCcgttattttatccaatttcctctctctttttttccatgTGTTTTGGTAGGTCTTTCTTTGAAAGTTCAAAGGTCTAATTTATTGATATCTTGACAAAGTAAAATTAATCATCCCGTGGATCCCCGAGGGTTTCTTATATAAATATCCAAGGACGCAGGCTAATACGATCACCACAAAGCGAGGGCGACCTGAAGAACACATCATCGATTATAtacagagagatagagagagagagagagagagagtttgatTATATATCGTTACGAGAGCAGTGAAAGGAAATGGGGATAAGCAGGTTGGGTTTTATCGTAGGGCTGATATGGTTTATGGCCATGGACTGGCAGGTCCTTTGCATGGCTCAAAGCAATGTTCACCACTATAATTTTGTTGTAAGCCTTTACTTCTTCATGCTTGCAgactgcttcttcttcttcttcttcttcctcctcctcttctttgaTTTATACTTGGCCTAATCCATTTTGTTAACTgagttttctctctttcttcttctttatttgcaGCTACAACAAGCCCAGTTCACAAGACTGTGCGAGACAAAGACTATGCTTACTGTAAATGGAAGTTTTCCAGGGCCAACAATACATGCTCGTAAAGGCGATACATTTTATGTCAATGTGCACAATGAAGGAGAATACGGTGTCACGATTCATTGGTAATCTTtctttaattagataaaaaatggtgttgaaaaaaaaacaaaaaactctgattggtcagctaagattaaatacttcaatttgTAGACCGTGGTACTgttcatttcattaattatatcatcAATTTTCTAGATATGAAGGTCCCAATTAGGCGAACCTaacatttgttttaatattcttATATTTCAGGCATGGAGTGAAGCAACCAAGAAATCCATGGTCTGATGGCCCCGAGAATGTCACACAGTGCCCAATTCAGCCAGGAAAAAACTTCACGTACGAGGTCATATTATCTGATGAAGAAGGAACTCTGTGGTGGCATGCACATAGCGACTGGACTCGAGCCACAGTCCATGGTGCCATTGTCATCTCGCCGGCTCGTGGAACCACTTATCCGTTTCCCGCACCTTATGCAGAACAAACAATTATTATTGGTGCGCAACGAGTTCCATCATGGATTGTTATTGTTTGTTCAAAAAAGAAAGTTTCCAGTCAAACGACGTCTCAGATCTTCTTTCTAAATTGTACATctgactttttaaatttaaaaaaaaaattgtttgcagGATCTTGGTTTAAGGGTGATGTGAAGGCGGTGATTGACGAAGCTCTTGCAACTGGTGAGGGACCTGCAATATCCAACAGTCTTACCATCAATGGCCAGCCAGGAGATCTATATCCATGCTCCGATAGTAAGCCATGCATGCCGTAACTATGTGAATAATTTGGAGACAagtggaggaaaaaaaattcaattatcatCATGACTATAATAGTTACTcacatttttcatatttgttgcAGAAAACACATACCGATTGAAGGTTAATTCAGGCAGGACTTACCTTCTGCGAGTCATAAATGCGGTGATGAACGAAGAACAATTCTTCGGAATTGCGGGCCATAGCCTCACAGTTGTTGGACAAGACGCTGCATACATAAAACCCATAACCACCAAATACATAATGATCACCCCAGGACAGACAATGGACATTTTGGTCACAGCAAATCAGCCTCCAAGCTATTATTACATTGCTTCTCACTCTTTTGCTGATGGTGCTGGTATTGCTTTTGACAACACCACTACTACAGCTATTTTCCAATATAATGGCAACTATCGCCGCCCTTCATCTATTCCACTCCCAGTCCTCCCAATATTTAACGATACTGCGGCTGCAGAAAACTACACCAGTCGTGTCAGGGGTTTAGCTAGCAGTGACCACCCTGTTAATGTCCCTCGAACAGTTAACCGGAGTCTTTATATTACaattgctttgaattttttgcCTTGCACCGAGGCAACATGCACAGGATCAAATCGGTTAGCTGCAAGCATGAACAACGTCAGTTTTCAATTTCAGCCAATTGATATATTGCAAGCCTACTATAGAAGTATCAATGGTGTTTTCGACGCAGATTTCCCAAGTGAGCCACAAAAGTTTTTCAACTTCACTGGAAATATGACGAGTATCAATGTCGCTACGGCCAGAGCAACAAAGGTGACGATGTTGAATTATGGAGAAGCAGTTGAGATAGTCTTTCAAGGGACTAATTTGTTAGCTGAGATGAACCATCCTATCCATCTCCATGGATTTAGTTTCTACTTGGTTGGTCATGGCAAGGGTAATTTCAACAACGTGACTGATCCCAAGTCTTACAACTTGATCGATCCTCCTGAAATCAACACCGTTGCACTTCGTCGGAGTGGGTGGGCTGCCATCAGATTTGTCGCCAACAATCCTGGTAAGTCCTCTAATCCTGAAGATATCTCTTACCAATAGTTTAAGTCTTCTAATCCTCGTACAGTTTAACAGTACTGGAGACAGCTAGCTCCAGTATTTTAAGAACAAAATGTCCTTTTCCAAGTCTTGTTGTATAGCGATATTGAGCATGGATCCAATTTTTTAGGGGTGTGGTTCATCCATTGTCACTTGGAAAAGCACTCAAGCTGGGGCATGGACACTGTTCTCATCGTGAGGAACGGCAGAACAAGGTCACAAAGTATGCGCCCTCCTCCGGCGTCCCTGCCGTCTTGCTCCTAGTCCTCTGCGTAATCGCAAGTGAAGCAAATGGCTGTTTAAtcaagatttaattattttaatattttaattttttctttcgcAGCATTATGGTCATTGTGATTTGAATAAATCCTTAAGAAAGAACatctcatttcattttattgtgGTAACAAGGAACATTTCATTTGTAACTGTAATGTATGCTGCTTTTCTTGATGGGCAATGTCCTTTTCTTCGCTAGTAATTTAATAAAGGAATTTGCACCGACTTGTGTACTTTTCCACTCCATGTCGGTATTTTAAATTTCTGCTTTCTGTTCCCATGGGATGATTcctagaaaattgaaaaaaaggcGTAGGCActattttgtcggtaatttccgataaaaataccaaccaaatatatttctattactaataatcaattaaaatgtCAATGggatttaaaaagtataaaaataatcattaaaaattctATCAGCAATTTAACGTGTGATTAAATTACCAACCAAAAGTCCATCGAtggttttaaataaattaaaatataacagtgaCAATTCCTCGTTTCCctatcattcttttcttttctcgaATCAATAAACCCTCTCTCtcatttaattaacaaatttagCCACAACCTACACAAATCCGGCCATTCAATCTGCCGGCATCAAAcctctttcttaaaaaatatatataaaaaaattgaagaatactTAGAAAATTTGGATGAAGGGTAAGGGAAGATCAAAATATCTAAGGTTGGAAAAATTGACATGTCAATTTTAACTTATGAAGATTTTATTGACAAGAACAAAATTCAATATAGGAaaagaaactcaaaattaaatatttaagaactcaattgaatttttttcaaggtttaattgaatttattgagggattaattgcaagaaaaaataatttttgagttCAATTTGAGcttcaaataaaagaaattgaagtttatgGTTTgaattgcttttttaaaaagctaatttagtcaaatcaatgatttaattgtataaatattaaagtttaattgaaaattatgaattttattaaatacaggGACTAAAATCGATTAAATCagtattcaatttaaaaaaaaaagtttgattgtTGATAGATGggattatataatttaaaaatcaaatgaaatatactaaaattaaaaggagttCATCATGGGAGAATTCCTAATATTTCTCAAGTAATATAAGATTATCTCTGGCAGATGTATCTTAACATTTTCATGTTAAACCACGACAAATTTAGCACATTTCATGTTGTAATCTTTTTATTCTGTCTCCGATGCCTCAAAGCTTGAACATTTTCTCTGGAAATGCATAAAGAAATCTTAATAGGATTTCCCCTTTGAATCATGTGATTAtctgttaaaaaaagaaaaaagaaaaaggacaatGATACGATGTTATAAAAATTACACAATGTCATACATGTCTGCGTTTTGCTGATATAACCATGTTCAATGGCTGACCTACGTTTGCACTTTTGTCAATTTCATACATGCCCACATTTTCAGCCCCTCAAGTCTTGGTACATATGTACCATTCATATGAGAGTCGTTTTTATTATTACTCGACAGAATTTTTTATAATCCGTGTCAAACTTTaacattgctaaaaaaaattatttaaaacaaaaatagtatataatatcttgtttttgaaagaaaaatatctaattatcacctaatattataattattaaaaatcttaattggtTAACAAAGGTTCTATAATACAGAATttgttacataaaaaaaagatactaTTACCATTTAAGCATCCTATTTGAAGCAGACTgcattgatagttttttttaaaattactaagaacttttttttattttttttttatcatgttccTGATTTTGGTGGTAATGAAAAAtacttacaaatatttttaattttgatgttgataaatattgcacaaactctaaaaaatatgatatttcttaCTTTGTTGTTAGTAAATAAATTAgcaaagttttgaattttaatgaacaagaaaatttctatgcttttttttttttttttttaccgtttttattatatttactttttttagacAAGTATTGTACAATAAATTTGCACTTATAATATGGGCTATAAATTGAGCATATATTgaggaaagataaaaaaaaatataaataaaaataaaaataaaataaaataatatacaagGGGTTCATAAGTAAGTACCCCATGAAGTTCCACAAATATTTTAGGAAAGTCTCAATTTTTATACCTTGTTTgctaaatatcaaaatt
This genomic stretch from Populus alba chromosome 19, ASM523922v2, whole genome shotgun sequence harbors:
- the LOC118056543 gene encoding laccase-14-like, whose translation is MGISRLGFIVGLIWFMAMDWQVLCMAQSNVHHYNFVLQQAQFTRLCETKTMLTVNGSFPGPTIHARKGDTFYVNVHNEGEYGVTIHWHGVKQPRNPWSDGPENVTQCPIQPGKNFTYEVILSDEEGTLWWHAHSDWTRATVHGAIVISPARGTTYPFPAPYAEQTIIIGSWFKGDVKAVIDEALATGEGPAISNSLTINGQPGDLYPCSDKNTYRLKVNSGRTYLLRVINAVMNEEQFFGIAGHSLTVVGQDAAYIKPITTKYIMITPGQTMDILVTANQPPSYYYIASHSFADGAGIAFDNTTTTAIFQYNGNYRRPSSIPLPVLPIFNDTAAAENYTSRVRGLASSDHPVNVPRTVNRSLYITIALNFLPCTEATCTGSNRLAASMNNVSFQFQPIDILQAYYRSINGVFDADFPSEPQKFFNFTGNMTSINVATARATKVTMLNYGEAVEIVFQGTNLLAEMNHPIHLHGFSFYLVGHGKGNFNNVTDPKSYNLIDPPEINTVALRRSGWAAIRFVANNPGVWFIHCHLEKHSSWGMDTVLIVRNGRTRSQSMRPPPASLPSCS